CCTCCTCACTGCTCAGTGAATTGGGTGAAATTGCCAACAGCAACAAGCTTCGAATTCAGGTTTGTCCTTGGCATTGTTCACATGGTAGAAGTTTAAAAAGGTATATGATGACTTATTAAGCCCCGGTTTTTCAGATTTTTTGCATtgactgtttttaatttaaaagagcAGTCATCTGTGGCTTTTTTCAAATGTTGCTATAGGCAACTATCGAATACACTGTTGTTTCAGTCTTATCAAGGCTTACAGTGCATCCGTCATCACAATGGAAGGCCTGGCTctccattcattttttttctcaactgaagaaaaaaaagtgttttccctCCCCATGTGCATGACCTAGTTTTCCAGTGTGTTTGGTTGTTCATTGCTCCCAGGTTTGTCTTGTCAATTACCCATGCATTTAAGTTCCAGTCTGTGCAATCTGTCTGGTATTGAATGTGTACGTCTTGTGCTACGTGTGTTCCTGTCTGCCCTGTGTACCCCATGTTGGAAGGATTGAAGACTGTTTACTGTGAATTCTCCTGTGTCTCCTCGTTCCCTGTTTCTCACAGTAGCATAGTTGTGACAATTATAAATGAATGCTGTAAATATTATAAACTGATATTCTAAACTCAATTGTTGTGTATAATTAACAGTTAAGCTGCTATAAATCATAAGAAAAACACTAATAGACACTAAGTAAAATGATTATCACATGTTTTTCTGCCATCATTAAATCTGTAGAGTCACATCAGTGAGAACAAAGGGGAAGTGGAGCTTGTGCAAACATTGTTTCCAGGCTGCAAATCCTACACTGATGTTTACCTCAAGCACAAGCTGCTTACGGATAGGGTGAGTGGTATTCAGAGATGGTCATTATACATCAAAGAACTGATgacatatgtttatatatttttttctgtctaatatattactttatatattcctgtggctcaagtggtagagcattgcttagcagtgcaaggttgtgagttcgattcccagggaacacatgttaggtaaaaaacaaaaatgttagcctgaatgcactgtaagtcactttagataaaggtttctgctaaatgtataaacatatatttttttctacatagATTGTAGACTTTGTTTCTTATTCATTTTGGaattttttagattttatgtttacatttgtgttgCAACATGAATATATAGCTTTAACACACATATACAGGTGTCCAGGTCTAAAAGTTGGAAGTCATGTGCTTTGTAAAATAAGTTTGTGATCAAGAGTTTAGAACAGTGGAGTGCATTGACATTTGTTTGAGCACACAAATTCCCTGCTCTATTCACATTTGAtgattttaacttattttaatttggATTATTTCGATAAATTTGGTTCATTTCAATGAAGtggctcaaaaaataaataattcattattattctaaatatacTGTACAAGTTAGTTTGAAAAAAAGCCAcgttacatttatttctgttatgttGAATCTTTGCAGAATCTTAGTAATATAAAAGGTTAGATTTAAGACTTGAAATTGGTTTGGAATTTAAATGATGTAAACTGACTATTGCAGACTGTAATGGCCCATGGTTGTCACCTAACTGATGAAGAACTGGATATCTTCCGTGAAACAGGATCTGCAATCTCTCACTGTCCAAACAGTAACATTTCGTAAGCACCTTAagccttttattttttatcttttttttatcttttatttttttttattattattcatttattgtcTCTTTTTCCATCCCAGGATTTGTAGTGGGATGCTAAATGTGCGCAATGTTTTGAACCACAAAGTGAAATTGGGTTTGGGGACAGGTGAACTTTTTTGTGTTTCTATTACTGAATCTCTGATTAATAAATTGTTGCCAATTTGTACAAAGTTTTAAGATAATTGGCTATACATGTAAACTCAAGTCATTTAATGTCCAGGTCTATTTAATTGGTGAGTACCCATGTATTTAGCAGGATATGTACAGTTGCTCATTATCCCTGGAATATTCTGTATTGACTTTGCATTACATTTTGTCTGTGTCTTATGTAGATGTAGCAGGAGGCTACTCCCCATCCATGCTAGATGCTATGCGAAGAACTCTTGATACGTCCAAAGCCCTGACCATCCAGGACCCTCAAATTAGGACTCTGAGCTTTGAGGAGGTTTTCAGATTGGCTACCCTTGGAGGCAGTGAAGGTAAGATTCCAGCTCTCATTGACAAACATGTTATTTAATACTAGCACAGTACACTATATAAATTTGCCTGGTTTTTCTCCCCACACCCTACAGCCCTCTCACTGGATGATCAAATCGGAAACTTTGTGGTAGGAAAGGACTTTGATGCCCTGCGAGTGAATGTTTGTGTTCCTGATGGACCGATCGATTTGTTTCCTGGTGAAGGCCCCAAGGTTCTTTCCCGCCCTCATACTGAGAAAACAATATAATTTGGTTTAATGCTTTTAGTGTGTGATTAACGCAAACACAAAATTACAATGAATATCTTTTGCATACATAAATTATCAAGAATGCCTCATTCGATGCGTTTTTTTAACAGGTCATTTTGGAGAAGTTTTTAAATTTAGGTAAGTTGCTAcagaaacattttacattttttatttttttatatactgtatattcaattAATTCAGAGATTCCTGTCTTCTAAGTTCTTACATATATTTGTTTTGAAAAGGTGACGATCGAAATATTACTGAAGTCTACGTGGCTGGAAGGTGAGTGGTTCCATTTACAGATGCATAGTTAATATCTAGTTGTTTTTGTCCAGAAATATAATACACTATATaatcaaacacacaaatataatgTACTCAGgacaagcatatatatatatatatatatatatatatatatatatatatatatacatacatagaaCATAGTTTAGATTTTATAAAGGATGCTATAGatttatactaatatatatattatgatataatatatattatgttgtCTTCTTTTTACCAGTTGTGTTGATCATGGAAAAAATGTGATAAACTATTTTATATTAATCAGCAACAAATTGACAATAAAAATGCTTAATGATGTTACTGTCATCctgattttagtttgttttttaggtatatttatttatttttcatctttttttcatGATAATACACTGCAGgtatttgtctctctctctccctcatgcgAGTTCTCAAGTATGAACACAGCTCTCAGTTACATTTGCTTCATGCCCACTACATACAACAAACAAGAGTTCTAGTTTAGTAGCAGCCAGGCATGTACTGGCCATCGGGACTATCGGGAGATTCCCGGTGGGCCGCGGTCTGGTTGGGCCGGTGcgttatgtattttgtttttaaatcattattaatcaCAAATATATTCGTAAGTATATTGTTGTATAGTCCAATTCCGGCCTTATGTGTCTCTCTCATGAAGCCGCATGATGCTGATGCGAGCTGCGGGACTGACACAAGTAGGGCTCGCTGCAgcctgcggtggacatccaaccccgcccacatccaagcgtgacgtcagataccccgcccacatccaaagACGTCACATATCCAACCCTGCCCACCCGGATGTGCCATCATAAACCGCGCCTATATCCGTCTACGTCACGTTCTCATTAAATTTCAAACAGGAAGAAGCGTCGAGAAGACTGAACTGAAGAAGTTTGTGACGTTTTTAATCGGTAAAAGAAGGAAATATTGTTTTGCGATcgccagaaagaagaagaagttgtTGTTATCTGTATTTGCCAGTTGCCCAGAAGAGGAAGAAGTTATCTGCCATGGCTGTAAGTAATGAAAAATTCGGTTTTTAGCCCAAAAGTGTTTGTCACACTCACTGTATGTCTCTGCTTAACGTTAAtagttaaaatggtaaaatgtacacattaaatTATCAATGAATATTTTGTTAGACATGAAGTGAAACAATAGCACACAGGCACGTTATAAGGCTACCAACACTGCTGTGtttactttcataatgtctataatgctcctaactgtatcctgataaaatgtatgtgcattgattcatccttcatgtttttttttttatatccctgtcacataatactgatctctctcacacacacacacacactcacacttcacCTCTCTCACATACATGTACTCCCCTGGCCCCATGCAAAACACATggaatatatttaatgatatacacTGACAACTCTTGCACAATAACTTGTTTGAGCAACCACACAATTCACTATGTCTTACTATGTCTCTGTTCGTGGCAAATCTTTGTATCCttctatatacacataatatttatcatgttttacagGATCCTACACCTCTGCAGTCCAAACCTGATCCAGAACAGTTCTGCCGTGATGGGGGGGTTTGAATGTCCCTGCTGCAGTTTCACCACTGAAGAGAAGTTATCTTTTACACTTCACCTTCTAGAGAACCACATAAGTCATGCAGTGGACCATGGAGGTATGGTGAGAGCATGTCTTTAGATAATgattggtttttgtgtttttaaatcatatatgcatgtatatgtatgttgtataatctaaatatgtatgtgaatctcaaagaacaacaagatgaactgtagtttcttgggaaccactaaagtgatgagaatattgttgttatttatctatgtgtgttttgtaacttgctgtgtacactctacacttttgttaatttttttttctacaggttACTTCATCTTAAAATGAATGGCCCGTGGAAGATCATTATAACCAAGGTACGAGAATGcaatcatcagttttttttttcagtccttgttctgtagttttatgtataaaaaaaaaaataattatacatttaaatatttgatagaatATTCCAACCCAGAGAGAGGGACTGGATTGTGGTCTGTTCATGCTGATGGTAAGCAGTGAATTACAGATTCTGAGCAGTTATGGGGATGGcagaagtttagtttagtttacatgcAGTATTTAGATGAATACGGTCTAGTGTTATCTGTACGTTACAGTAAATTGGTGtcagttaatttcaatatttgaattttctcaatggtatttgttgtctgtttcagtatgcactctatatggccctggactggacatttgactttagccaggtgatgacctcaaattttcttttggaaggttttccttttttatttatttattttttccagaagttttttcaaatgcattctcagttttttattttgggttttatCTGTTAGGATGACATCCCTCAGCTCCGAAGGTGGTGGTGTAGTTTGCTCTTGCAAAACATGTCCCATCCAAGGTACACACAActggttaatgaaatgaaattgattCTTCTGCATTCAAACTACCCAGACACACTAAATGTTTCCTCCTAGAATGTTAGGCACTGCAGTAGCAAAACTTTGGAGAGGCCACAATgttgaatgtttagaaatgtgttgaatgctttgagtggttggaaatactaaaaagatgctctacaaatggtccatttacctaacctttgagtctgtctttaggttgtcagagtccaccatcaccaaacagccagctagtacggaaactgtgatgggtcaagatgacagtgatgaggtaaaaacattttttttttttgtgaaaataattatagtaattttagatttaccccacaaacacagtttattttttactttcaacagaagatcgaagaggaactgaagaggaagttcataagggacattggtgtagcatggtgctgggttcagagccactgtgagctgttccatggagaggtgacagagcctgaatttctccagatggacgaagaaaaacagtctaatataatcaaagactacctgaaaagagagactgagaaagcaagggatgcctgtgtgtttgtctttgacaaTTGTGAGGATATGGAAACgttcttattaaaatgtgttgatgaacaggggctgaaagtcaataaaatgtttctgggagttatttaatttataataatttatttactctacattgttgaatattattgttttgtgaaataaatataacaa
Above is a window of Carassius carassius chromosome 4, fCarCar2.1, whole genome shotgun sequence DNA encoding:
- the LOC132131040 gene encoding guanine deaminase-like; amino-acid sequence: MSIMNRNDTTARIAHVFRGTFVHSTSRAAVEMLQDCVLGVDDQGKIAFVEKDQDVANLSKLWGFETSDIKQLGQYEFLMPGMVDTHIHASQYSYTGTALDLPLLEWLNTYTFPVEAKYNDLEFANNVYTKVVRRTLKNGTTTACYFATIHTDASLLLGELADKFGQRALVGKVCMDCNSAVPQYKESSSECKEETDRFIKELLKKEYPKVKPVVTPRFAPSCSSSLLSELGEIANSNKLRIQSHISENKGEVELVQTLFPGCKSYTDVYLKHKLLTDRTVMAHGCHLTDEELDIFRETGSAISHCPNSNISICSGMLNVRNVLNHKVKLGLGTDVAGGYSPSMLDAMRRTLDTSKALTIQDPQIRTLSFEEVFRLATLGGSEALSLDDQIGNFVVGKDFDALRVNVCVPDGPIDLFPGEGPKVILEKFLNLGDDRNITEVYVAGR